The window cgTGTTCGTAATTGAAAACAGAACTGACCAAAAAAACCAGTTGTGATTTGTTATTTGTGCATTGAATGTTTATGATTTTTGCAAGTTTTGCAATTTCTTCATGTTTGTGAATTGAacatacacaaaaaaaaaagaaagaaaaagaaaacacattTGTGATTTTGTGCATGGTGGAATGCATGATCTTAATTTAGCCTCTAGCTGTTGTGATCTTTGTTAGTTTTGCAATTTCTTCATGTTCATGAATTAAGAACAACAAAACGATCAACCCAATTGTGATTTGTGTATTTGGGCATACATGTGTGTGACTGTATAGGTGGTGGTCAGCAGAGACCGTTGCGGTGGTGACTGGGGGTAACAGGGGGATTGGGTTTGAGATTTCGAAGCAGCTTGCGGCACAAGGGGTAACTGTTATACTCACATCCAGAGATCACAGTGTGGGGCTTGAAGCGGCTAAGGTCTTCCAAGAAGGTGGTTTCAATGTGTTTTGTCACCAGCTCGATGTGTTAGACACCGCGTCCATCACCGAGTTTTGTGACTGGTTGAAACAAAACTATGGTGGGTTGGATATTCTGGTGAGTTGATCAGATTTTGGGCTTTGAAGATAAACTGTTTCATTCCATTCCCAGCTGTACTTTGCCATTTTCCATATGGGTTCTAATTTTATGCAATTATTTTGCTCCCCTTTCAATCTTGCAGATAAATAATGCAGCTGTTAATTTCAATCAGGGTTTTGATAATACTGTCGAGTATGCCTCTCAGGTTATTACTACAAATTATTATGGCACCAAAAATATGATTCAAGCAATGATCCCCTTGATGAAACCTTCAGCTGCTGGAGCTCGTATTGTTAATGTGAGCTCAAGATTGGGTAGAATAAATGGCAAGCGGAGTGTAAGTAACTTGGTTTCtttcatcttttattttgtattcATAAAAAATTCATCCTTTTTATGTATGTCCATGAATGTTGCGGGTAGGGAAATTGGAGAATGTTGTGCTCAGGGATGAGCTAGATCGCTACTTTTCATGGGGCAGTTATCTTTGGTTGCATGCTTGAAAAGAAATAAGTTGTGTTTTCTAAAAGGCCAAAACTTGATGGATTTCAAAATAACCAATTTAGGTTATAGAAGCTAAGAAGAGGGTTTGTGCTCATCTGAGTGCTAGCAGAGTGTTACCCCTTTGACCAAAATTTGACCAGAAGTTTGAGAACCTGCCTTTATGTTTGACCCAATGGCATCAAATTCCTAGGAGGCATCATAGTTCGCCCAGGTTATGCTGCTGGATTGAGGAACAGTGTTGAGAAACCATGGGTGAATGATATGAGGTGGATTTGGTGCCGGAACAGGTCAGGAAAGTAAGTGTCTAGCTGCTAGATGAAGCATCTCTGAGAGGCTTGCTAGATTTCCAGCTGCCGTCGGGTTTTCTAATCAACTCTGATTTCTCCCTGAGGGATATCATTAGCGTGCTGGGAATCTCCATTGCATGATATCATTTGATGCTATATATCTTTTGAGAATATATCAGAAGCTTAACGAAACTTGTTCATCTTTCCCCGACCTTATGCACTTGCACAGCTTTGCTATCGATctaatcattttttttcttgacaGAAAATTGAAGATGTGTGTTTGAGAGAGAAATTTAGCAATTTGGACACAATCACTGAGGAACTGATTGATCAAACAGTTTCCAGTTTTCTACAACAAGTACAAGATGGCACTTGGGAATCCGGGGGGTGGCCTAAAACGTTCACTGACTACTCGGTATCAAAACTTGCAGTCAACACTTACACCAGGCTGATGGCAAAGATGCTATCCGACAGACCAGAAGGCCAGAAAATTTATATCAACTGTTACTGCCCAGGTTGGGTGAAGACTGCTATGACAGGTTATGCTGGGAATATTTCAGTTGAAGCAGGGGCTGACACTGCAGTTTGGCTTGCCTTGCTTCCAGACCTGGCAGTAACGGGGAAGTTTTTCGCTGAAAGACGTGAGATAAGCTTCTAAGGTAGTCTGTCTAAAGACTAAGAAAGTTTGTGCAACAGTTCAATTGCTTCATTACGGACTTCACATCCGTTACAGTCCTAATGACAGTGAAAATTCTATTGTAATCGACATCTTCCGAACTGCAATATGCCGTGAGTGAATACCTTATGAATTATGTTGAAGAAGGGAGCCAGCAACTTACTGTAGGGTGTAAACGGATATGATGGAGGCTAGAAAATATTTGATGTCCAAAGGCTATGCGACGTGCTTCTGTGTCATCGGAAAGCTGGAATTTTTAAAAGCACAATTTTGTTCCCAATCGTGTTTAGTTATTGGGGTTAGAGATTAAGTTGGGAAGTCTTCGCTTAGTGATTGTTATGCCACTGTTTATTTTGTTTAGGTTTTACCTATCAATGCAAGTGATTTTTCTATGTGCATTTGAAGAATTTTTGGTATCATGTTGGGAAATAATTTTGATACTCTACTAGTAAATGTCTAAATCCTGCTCTACTAGTTTTCTTACTTCAATTATACTTTTTTGTGGGGATATCGTTTTTTATATAAGCGATATTGAAAAAGTAAAAATCGAACAACTAGCTGAGTTACAAGTCTCTTATCAATGAGGTATTATTTATAAGTGtgctatatctatatatataaagagagtACAAAAAGATGAAGTTTTTATAATCCCAAAATTGCTCTTCTTCCAttaggatttaaaaaaaaaaaaccacttagCGTAGCGGGACTATAGATGGTtaataagttttttattttctaaaatatgttttcataaaaaaccataataactaaaataagtaaaattaaagaaaaacaaaaaaaaaattatcatataaAACAGTTTAATTATACTTTATTCCTTAGAGTGCAATCTTGCTCATCATTCTCATCATGCTCTAGGATTTCATGACATAAAAGAGCGATCCATGAAAGACGTTACCTAAAATTTCTGCCTAAGTTCATTTATTCTACACTAAATTATGCatgagtttttttctttttttttctatcaaacgatagattttgttagattaatcACCGACGGGATTTGAACCCACGCCATCATGCAAATGCTCAACAtctttccaccactgtggtaaaagGTCACTTACTAAATTATACATATGTCATCAATAGTTTTGTATCGTAATGTAAAAATAATATACATCTGATCTTTCACCGGTAGTCATTCTTTTTCGATTCGAATCGTGccacattaaaaatttattttccaaGGAGCTAAAACGAGGTTTTACCCATGTGAGATTTCTTCTAAGTCTCAACCCATGCAAAAACTGCATGAGATTAAAGTGTGTAGTGACTTCTCTCCGTAAGTGAAAGTCTTCCTCTCCGTGAGTGAGAGTTTTTCTCCCCGTGCGTGAGAGTAGCAAAGAACCTCAATTTCCTCCTCTAGCCACCGGTAGGGTCCGTGGCAGCCTCTCCTTTTTGGTTCTTTGGTGGTTATCCCAGTTTCCTCCTtgtttttcttgcttttccaccCCTACTTGCCACTGAGCTTTCCAGCCCTCAGATCTGATTTCTTTTCCCCTTCAACCAATCAACATCTCCCCATCCACCCACCCACCCATCTGcatgtcccccccccccccaaccatACCTTCTTTTGCATGTTCGTTTGTCTTCCATGGATTCCCTCTTCGCTCCTATCTGCAACCATTTTTACCTGCGATCTGTTGCGGCCTTTCACCGAGAAGGTGGGTAGAGTTCCGGTGTCTTCACCCGCTCGGGTGGTCACACCACCACCTTCTCCCTGTTTGCCTTCTTTGGCAGTGTTGCTTGTGGAAATCCCACAAGCTTCTTCGGTTTCTATAACTTGGTGGTTGCGATCTACGGTTTGCTATCTGACGGAGGACGAACTTTATTTTCTTTCCATCTCTTAGGTGCCATTTGGCTGGGCTCCTGGCAGGTGTTGGCTGTGGAGACTCGTGCTCGTTGTGCTGTTGCGGCGTTTTCGGCTACGGCGCATGGAGAAAGCCGTTAGGGTTTGTTTGTGTGCTTCTGTTTTGGGCTATTGGGTTACAACGGAGGtccttcttttgcttttgtggtTTATGTATTTGGGCCTTTGTTATGTAATTATGTTGTGTTTTAGTAATAAAGAAAcccattttcccaaaaaaagaaaaaaggctgCATAAGATTTTTCAAAGTTAAAATTTTGTCCATACTGCTTAATTTCTTTCCGGGTAGATGGTTTTTTACTTCTTTTTCTTGACTTTTTGACTGGTGAAATTGCACCACGTGAAAATActgccaaaataaaaataaataataattattaatcaataagaataagggataatCGTGATTATCCAAAAGAATTATCAAGGTCGACTCAATTTAAGATTAATGATAATATCACCGGCTACAGAAAAATAGTGAACAAATCCAACTCAAACTCTactttaagtttgttttatttaatttcttttattttatacatATTTTTAGTTGTTAACAATATCTTTAAGTTTCAACTACGTTTCCAATGAGTCCCAAGAGCATCAAAACCGGAGCATCCCTCTAACAAACAATGGAGAATAATAATCATAACATAAGAAGTAGCAGAGCTGTTCTTTTGACCAACAATGGCAGTGATCTCCACGACGGACACAACGGCAACTATGATTCTTTCTTCAACTCAATCCTGTCGGGGTATTGTTTCAAACCCTTGGATGAAGAACTTGTGGCTTACTACTTGAGGTGGAAAATCGCGAATCTACTAAAGAGTCAAGTATTGAGTCATCAAGTTAGTTAGATGTTTGTTACAATCCTTTTGTAAATTGGTAGATTAAACAAGGGCATACTGTAATTGTGAGAGTAGTATATTGcttttatatatatactgaagCACCATTGTAATTTAATAAacattgaatgaaatgaaagagTTATATTCTGAAACTGTGTATTCTTAGATTCTACATGGTACCATCGCCAACCGCCTCATGGCTTCTTTGATCCTGCTGAATCCTTCTTCTCTAATCTTCCGCTCCTCTCTGATCTTCTTCTCCGGTGTGTTGATTGAGTACTTGTTATACTACGATTCAAATTTCTGGCTTGTTAATCTTGAATCTTGATGGTGTCTCCGTCTGAACCCTCTTCTCCGATTGAGTCGGTGCATGctctaaaccctaatttttctccttcaaaccctaatttctctCAATCCTATGCTTCTCTCACAATCCAAAATATCGGAAGCATGTTCGGATCATGCTCCAGCGATCAAATTATTTATCATGGCGTGCTTTATTTGCACCGATCCTTCGTCGTTACAAGCTCCTTGGTAAAGTTGATGGCATTAAGCCTTGTCCATCGCTCTTTCTGCTGGATAATCCTGCCTTTGAGCACTGATATGAGAAGGACCAAAATATGCTCATCTGGTTCAATTCGACTCACTCTGAGGAAGTCATTCTGTTCCTATTGGTGTCTCATCTGCTCGTGATCTCTGGCTCAAACTTGAGCAACGATTTGGTGGTGTCTCGGATAGGCATATTCATCAATTGTGTTTGCGACTTCAGAATATTCAGAAAGGCTCTCAGTCAATGTCCAATTACCTTCAGCAAATCAAGAAAATCTATAATTCTCTCACTGCTGCTGGAGCATCTATTATTGATCGCGATCTTATTGCAGCAACTCTTGCAGGCCTCCCTaatgaatttgaatcattcaCTAATTCAATCTTGCTTCATCTTTCGTCCACTTCCTTGGATGAATTACATGGCTTGTTACTTACTAAGGAGTTATCCATGGCGCGTCGCAAGAAAACCACATCTTCTGAGCCTTTTCAACAGTTCTCTGTGTAAATCCAATTGCAACTACTTCCTACACCACCACAAGCTCTTGCTACTCAAAATCATGGCACTCAGCCACTTCAACACTCATTTCGGTATAATTCTAATCGAGGCAGGCACAATCGTGGTAATAATCGAGGTTTTCAAGGTTATAATTGTGGCAATTATAACTCTGGATTCCATCGTGGTTCTTTTTCTTCTGGTCACAAAACTCCTTGTCAAATATGTGGGTCTACCAACCATGAAGCTATTGATTGCTTCAATCGAATGAATCCAGATATCTTAGGCAAGGTTTCTTAGGCTAAACTTGCTGCTATATGTGCCCATTACACTGCCAAGCCATCAACTTCTTGGCTCATTGACTCGAGTGCTACATCCCATATTACCAATGATATATCTAATATATGGTCTCATACTCCCTACCATGGTGAAGACAAGGTGTACATTGGAGATGGTAAAGGTCTATCTATAGATCATGT is drawn from Malus domestica chromosome 14, GDT2T_hap1 and contains these coding sequences:
- the LOC103454871 gene encoding (+)-neomenthol dehydrogenase, with product MEKSERAKERKEKRLQEISLLRTIPYSDHQRWWSAETVAVVTGGNRGIGFEISKQLAAQGVTVILTSRDHSVGLEAAKVFQEGGFNVFCHQLDVLDTASITEFCDWLKQNYGGLDILINNAAVNFNQGFDNTVEYASQVITTNYYGTKNMIQAMIPLMKPSAAGARIVNVSSRLGRINGKRSKIEDVCLREKFSNLDTITEELIDQTVSSFLQQVQDGTWESGGWPKTFTDYSVSKLAVNTYTRLMAKMLSDRPEGQKIYINCYCPGWVKTAMTGYAGNISVEAGADTAVWLALLPDLAVTGKFFAERREISF